The genomic window CGTATTTCCGCGTGACCAGCCCGTCCATGGTAATCGAATACGCGGTTCAAAACGGTGAAGGCACCATAGATCATGCTCACAGCATGTATCGTGAGCTTGATAACGACTACGGTTCCGCGTGGATCGGGGCCGAATGAATACAACGAGACAGTTCATACGCGCGTTGAGAAGGCGACCAATATCGCCGAGTTGCGCGCGGCTTATCGCGGTGAAGAATACGGAGATGATGAGGAAGAATAAATGGAAAAGATCAAGGCGGGTATTATTGGATTTGGGCGGGTGGCTGGCGGTCATCTGAGAACGA from Gemmatimonadota bacterium includes these protein-coding regions:
- a CDS encoding DUF3500 domain-containing protein: YFRVTSPSMVIEYAVQNGEGTIDHAHSMYRELDNDYGSAWIGAE